A region of Subdoligranulum variabile DNA encodes the following proteins:
- a CDS encoding glycoside hydrolase family 1 protein produces MQKFAKGFLVGAATAAHQVEGNNIHSDYWAQEQLPHSSFAEPSGIACDHYNRYEEDIRLLAEAGLNAYRFSIEWARIEPEEGKFDAGEMEHYRRVIACCKAHGVEPVVTLLHFTSPRWLIAKGGWEAESTISYFKRYVTYVMEQLGDALHYVCTINEANMGLQLAAISKRFRLMAEQAARNAAAAGKSAEGTVQVGMNFQKMMENMKYAAAENAGVFGDPQPKIFVSERTPEGDLLVMRAHTAAREAIRAICPHVKVGLTLSLHDLQAQSGGEPFAEAAWNEEFTHYLPYIQGDDFLGVQNYTRTLYGPTGQLPAPEGAELTQMDYEFYPQALEHVLRKVAKDFHGDLIVTENGIATADDTRRAAFIEQALAGVQRCVADGLPVKGYFHWSLMDNFEWQKGFAMNFGLIAVDRTTMARTPKPSLAVLGSYAGE; encoded by the coding sequence ATGCAGAAATTTGCAAAAGGATTTCTGGTGGGTGCTGCCACTGCGGCCCACCAGGTGGAAGGAAACAACATCCATTCCGACTACTGGGCCCAGGAACAGCTGCCCCACTCCAGCTTTGCCGAACCCAGCGGCATCGCCTGTGACCATTATAATCGATATGAGGAAGATATCCGATTGCTTGCCGAAGCCGGACTCAACGCCTACCGCTTTTCCATTGAGTGGGCGCGTATCGAGCCGGAGGAAGGAAAGTTTGATGCCGGTGAAATGGAACATTACCGCCGGGTTATTGCCTGCTGTAAGGCCCATGGGGTAGAGCCGGTAGTGACCCTGCTGCATTTCACCAGCCCCAGGTGGCTGATCGCCAAAGGCGGCTGGGAGGCCGAGTCCACCATCTCCTATTTCAAGCGGTATGTCACGTATGTAATGGAACAGCTGGGCGATGCGCTGCACTATGTCTGCACCATCAACGAAGCCAACATGGGGCTGCAGCTGGCAGCCATCTCCAAGCGGTTCCGGCTGATGGCCGAACAGGCGGCCAGGAACGCTGCCGCTGCTGGCAAATCCGCCGAGGGTACCGTGCAGGTGGGCATGAATTTCCAGAAGATGATGGAAAACATGAAATATGCCGCCGCTGAAAACGCCGGTGTCTTTGGGGACCCGCAGCCCAAAATCTTTGTCAGCGAGCGTACCCCCGAAGGAGATCTGCTGGTTATGCGCGCCCACACCGCCGCCCGGGAGGCCATCCGGGCCATCTGCCCACATGTAAAGGTGGGCCTGACCCTTTCTCTCCATGACCTGCAGGCCCAATCGGGCGGAGAACCCTTTGCCGAGGCGGCCTGGAATGAGGAGTTTACCCACTACCTGCCCTATATTCAGGGAGACGACTTTCTGGGCGTGCAGAACTACACCCGTACTCTGTACGGCCCCACCGGCCAGCTGCCCGCCCCCGAAGGTGCAGAACTGACCCAAATGGACTATGAATTCTATCCCCAGGCCCTGGAACATGTGCTGCGCAAGGTAGCCAAGGACTTCCACGGAGACCTGATTGTCACCGAGAACGGCATTGCCACCGCCGATGACACTCGTCGGGCAGCTTTTATCGAGCAAGCCCTGGCCGGGGTACAGCGTTGTGTAGCCGACGGTCTGCCGGTGAAGGGATACTTCCACTGGAGCCTGATGGACAATTTTGAGTGGCAGAAAGGTTTTGCCATGAACTTCGGGCTGATTGCCGTGGACCGAACCACCATGGCCCGCACGCCCAAGCCCAGTCTGGCAGTGTTGGGCAGTTACGCTGGCGAATAA
- a CDS encoding helix-turn-helix domain-containing protein, translating to MEVFQSMALLAELVQCGGPIFTWCYDEKGNLLRSNCPDEAFLSGIFGLFGCKQQMMEYGAAHDTPITLGTALGILWAAAFEKKNGELKRAWVMGPVFYQDVSMRGIEQGLRYYSHLETSVSWTMHLQQVLAKVPVLQNTILHRYTLMMHYCLTGIHLEISDINSETPPKVYDPTYTPAHDRHKVWMAEQGLLQMVRTGDLNYKQALSNSMTLSAGVPVHSDDALRQSKISVIVFTSLVCRAAIEGGLSPEEAYALGDSYIQTAESAKTLDDLNPLSLVMYDDFIRRVHKCRTNPKLSRPVQQCVDYIEMHLDQKIRAADLAAVVGYTEYYLTHKFKAETGLCISDYIKFAKIERAKVLLKSTDQTVQEIAAALCFSTRNYFSRIFQEVTGQTPVEYRGG from the coding sequence ATGGAAGTTTTTCAGAGCATGGCATTGCTGGCAGAGCTGGTACAGTGCGGCGGCCCGATTTTCACCTGGTGTTACGACGAAAAGGGAAACCTGCTGCGCAGCAACTGCCCGGACGAAGCCTTCCTGTCCGGTATTTTTGGCCTGTTCGGCTGCAAACAGCAGATGATGGAATACGGCGCCGCCCATGATACCCCCATTACGCTGGGAACCGCCCTGGGAATCCTGTGGGCGGCCGCTTTTGAAAAGAAAAACGGAGAGCTGAAACGTGCCTGGGTAATGGGGCCTGTCTTCTATCAGGATGTTTCCATGCGAGGAATTGAACAGGGTCTGCGCTATTACAGCCATCTGGAAACCAGTGTTTCCTGGACGATGCATCTGCAGCAGGTCCTGGCCAAAGTTCCTGTACTGCAAAATACCATCCTGCACCGGTACACCTTGATGATGCACTATTGTCTGACGGGAATCCACCTGGAAATCAGTGATATCAACAGCGAAACTCCGCCCAAAGTCTATGATCCGACCTATACCCCTGCCCATGACCGCCACAAGGTCTGGATGGCAGAACAAGGTCTTTTACAGATGGTACGCACCGGGGATCTGAACTACAAACAGGCACTGTCCAACAGCATGACCTTGAGTGCCGGTGTCCCGGTACACAGCGATGACGCCTTGCGGCAAAGCAAAATTTCGGTGATCGTGTTCACCTCTCTGGTGTGCCGTGCAGCCATTGAGGGCGGGCTTTCTCCCGAGGAGGCCTACGCTTTGGGTGACAGTTATATCCAGACTGCCGAGTCCGCCAAAACCCTGGACGATCTGAATCCGCTGAGCCTGGTGATGTACGATGACTTTATCCGCCGGGTACACAAATGCCGCACCAATCCCAAGCTCAGCCGTCCGGTCCAGCAGTGTGTGGATTACATCGAGATGCATCTGGACCAGAAAATCCGGGCCGCCGATCTGGCAGCCGTGGTGGGATATACCGAATATTACCTGACCCATAAGTTCAAGGCCGAAACGGGGCTTTGCATCAGTGACTACATCAAGTTTGCCAAAATTGAGCGGGCAAAGGTCCTTCTGAAAAGCACCGACCAGACCGTACAGGAGATTGCTGCCGCCCTGTGTTTCAGTACCCGCAACTATTTCAGCCGGATCTTTCAGGAAGTGACCGGACAAACGCCCGTAGAGTATAGGGGTGGATGA
- a CDS encoding family 43 glycosylhydrolase, translating to MKQTYCNPLDLGYRYQHMKEGPRVAGFREGADPTLVFFKGKYYLFVSMSAGFWYSDDLLHWEFHADPDLLIYDYAPDVRQVGEYLYFCASRKGQNCPILRSKDPLHEPFEEVSAPFAFWDPDLFQDDDGRVYLYWGCSNTTPIWGVEMDPETMMPIGEKKELIFGQEETLGYERPGDNGVVNREASVVYQALKKHYNPATGKLEFPPEMQHIPGMSTDDLAAMFFAVGKPYIEGAYMTKHNGTYYLQYACPGTQYNTYADGVYTSDSPLGPFTLQASNPFSAVPGGFMTGAGHGSTIADRYGNYWHAATMRISVNHDFERRVGLFPAGFDRDGVLFCNQNFADYPHRMPDGPIDAACWQPEWMLLSYRKPATASSTAAGSDPVLAVNETCRDWWSAGSAAPGQWLCVDLEKEQDVRAIQVNLADEGVVVDFPADSYGDARKTRHIELQPQISRYTVETSLDGATWTARETVARECSNGYYEYPEGIRARYVRVTGGELPYGQTLRISGLRVFGNGDGDKPARARASAVRVSPLDGKVHWQHLEDAQGCNVRYGIAPDKLYYSWLVYGADEVNLSTLVAGQTYYVCVDSFNENGITTGEIIRMEG from the coding sequence ATGAAACAGACCTACTGCAACCCCCTGGATCTGGGCTACCGCTACCAGCATATGAAGGAAGGTCCCCGTGTCGCGGGCTTCCGGGAGGGCGCCGACCCTACGCTGGTGTTCTTCAAGGGAAAATACTACCTCTTTGTATCCATGTCGGCGGGGTTCTGGTACTCCGACGATCTTCTGCACTGGGAGTTCCACGCTGACCCGGACCTGCTGATCTACGACTATGCCCCCGATGTGCGGCAGGTGGGGGAGTACCTGTATTTCTGCGCCAGCCGCAAGGGACAGAACTGCCCGATTCTGCGCTCCAAGGACCCGCTGCACGAGCCCTTTGAAGAAGTCAGCGCTCCCTTTGCCTTCTGGGACCCCGACCTGTTCCAGGATGACGATGGCCGGGTGTATCTCTACTGGGGCTGCTCCAACACCACTCCCATCTGGGGCGTAGAGATGGACCCCGAAACGATGATGCCCATCGGCGAAAAGAAGGAACTGATCTTCGGGCAGGAAGAAACCTTGGGCTACGAGCGCCCCGGGGACAATGGGGTGGTCAACCGGGAAGCCAGCGTGGTGTATCAGGCACTGAAAAAACACTACAACCCTGCCACCGGCAAGCTGGAATTTCCGCCGGAGATGCAGCACATCCCCGGCATGAGCACCGACGATCTGGCCGCTATGTTCTTTGCGGTGGGCAAGCCCTACATTGAGGGGGCCTACATGACCAAGCATAACGGTACCTACTACCTGCAGTACGCTTGCCCCGGCACCCAGTACAACACCTACGCCGACGGTGTCTATACCTCGGATTCGCCCCTGGGGCCCTTCACCCTGCAGGCTTCCAACCCCTTCTCGGCGGTGCCAGGCGGTTTCATGACCGGTGCGGGCCACGGCAGCACCATCGCCGACCGGTACGGCAACTACTGGCATGCCGCCACCATGCGCATCTCGGTCAACCACGACTTCGAGCGCAGGGTGGGACTCTTCCCGGCGGGCTTTGACCGGGATGGGGTGCTCTTCTGCAACCAGAATTTTGCTGATTATCCCCACCGCATGCCGGATGGCCCCATTGACGCCGCCTGCTGGCAGCCGGAATGGATGCTGCTGAGCTACAGAAAGCCGGCCACTGCCTCCTCCACGGCGGCGGGCAGCGATCCGGTCCTGGCAGTGAACGAGACCTGCAGGGACTGGTGGAGCGCCGGCAGCGCGGCCCCCGGTCAGTGGCTCTGCGTGGACCTGGAAAAGGAGCAGGATGTGCGGGCTATCCAGGTGAATCTGGCCGATGAAGGTGTGGTGGTGGACTTTCCCGCCGACAGTTACGGGGATGCCCGCAAGACCCGGCACATTGAACTGCAACCGCAGATTTCTCGTTATACGGTGGAAACCAGCCTGGATGGGGCCACCTGGACCGCCCGGGAAACGGTGGCCCGGGAATGTTCCAACGGATATTATGAATACCCTGAAGGCATCCGTGCCCGGTATGTGCGGGTGACGGGCGGCGAGCTGCCCTACGGTCAAACCCTGCGCATCAGCGGGCTGCGGGTGTTCGGCAACGGGGATGGGGACAAACCCGCCCGGGCCCGGGCCTCCGCCGTGCGGGTCAGCCCGCTGGACGGCAAGGTGCACTGGCAGCATCTGGAAGATGCGCAGGGCTGCAATGTGCGCTACGGCATTGCTCCCGACAAACTCTACTACAGCTGGCTGGTTTACGGTGCCGACGAGGTCAACCTGTCCACCCTCGTGGCGGGGCAGACATATTACGTCTGTGTGGACAGCTTCAACGAAAACGGCATCACCACCGGCGAAATCATCAGAATGGAGGGGTGA
- a CDS encoding MATE family efflux transporter yields MQSERLFKEAPVWQAIGALVGPSVLSVLVMIIYNMTDLFFIGLLQDTALTAAVAVVGPVFTLASAGATVLGMGGCAVVAGSLGAGDRQDARCVSSLCGWCGLLTGVLLAVVLNLFCEPILYLLGTNAEILPYATHYLRILALGAPAMIFSVSAATLLRADGAIRRGLVGNLAGSLTNILLDPLFILAFGWNIAGAAAATMLGNLVASGLYLHHILCRSDALSLRPADALRCPSRLGRVLTLGLPNGVSSLLSGLAGSFSNRLLAAYGTNALAAMAAADKSAMVVTLVQMGICMGLQPLLSYNVGGRNLPRLRAVLSRSLGLTVGFGTLFSLFCLLAQRPLIGLFLSDPEAVFLARQLLPWLLAGSPLLGLYYLGINFLQAAGYAGSATLLSALRQGVLLVPALYGFHHLLGLPGLAAARAATDLFSAAIALLLFIMVWHKLTSSLRPRTCL; encoded by the coding sequence GTGCAGAGCGAACGGCTGTTCAAGGAGGCGCCTGTCTGGCAGGCTATCGGTGCGCTGGTGGGCCCCTCTGTCCTGTCGGTTCTGGTCATGATCATCTATAATATGACCGACCTGTTTTTTATCGGATTGCTGCAGGATACCGCCCTGACCGCGGCGGTGGCGGTGGTAGGGCCTGTTTTCACCCTGGCTTCTGCCGGTGCCACTGTTCTGGGCATGGGCGGTTGTGCCGTGGTGGCCGGTTCTTTGGGCGCCGGCGACCGTCAGGACGCCCGGTGCGTTTCCAGCCTTTGCGGTTGGTGTGGCCTTCTGACCGGCGTACTCCTGGCCGTGGTACTGAATCTGTTCTGTGAACCGATTTTGTATTTGCTGGGCACCAATGCCGAGATTCTGCCTTACGCTACCCATTACCTGCGCATCCTGGCTCTGGGTGCCCCGGCCATGATCTTCTCGGTTTCCGCAGCCACCCTGCTGCGGGCAGACGGCGCCATCCGCCGGGGACTGGTGGGCAACCTGGCCGGAAGCCTTACCAATATCCTGCTGGACCCGCTTTTCATCCTGGCTTTCGGCTGGAACATTGCCGGAGCTGCCGCAGCCACCATGCTGGGCAATCTGGTGGCCAGCGGGCTTTACCTTCACCACATTCTTTGCCGTTCTGATGCCCTGAGTCTGCGACCTGCCGATGCCCTGCGCTGCCCCTCCCGGCTGGGGCGGGTCCTGACTCTGGGCCTGCCCAATGGGGTAAGCAGTCTGCTGAGTGGTCTGGCCGGCAGTTTCAGCAATCGTCTGTTGGCTGCTTACGGCACCAACGCCCTGGCTGCCATGGCAGCCGCCGACAAATCCGCCATGGTCGTGACCCTGGTCCAGATGGGCATCTGTATGGGATTGCAGCCATTGCTTTCCTATAATGTGGGCGGACGGAATCTCCCCCGGCTTCGGGCAGTCCTGAGCAGAAGTTTGGGCCTGACCGTAGGTTTTGGCACCCTGTTTTCTCTGTTCTGCCTGCTGGCACAGCGGCCGCTGATTGGACTGTTTTTATCCGATCCTGAGGCAGTGTTCCTGGCTCGCCAGCTTCTTCCCTGGCTGCTGGCAGGCAGTCCGCTGCTGGGCCTGTACTATCTGGGCATCAATTTCCTGCAGGCCGCCGGCTATGCCGGCAGTGCCACCCTTCTTTCCGCCCTGCGCCAGGGCGTGCTGCTGGTTCCGGCCCTGTACGGGTTCCACCATCTGCTGGGGCTGCCCGGCCTGGCGGCTGCCCGTGCCGCCACCGACCTGTTCAGTGCAGCCATTGCTCTGCTGCTCTTTATTATGGTCTGGCATAAATTGACGAGCAGCCTCCGGCCTCGAACCTGTCTATAA
- a CDS encoding TetR/AcrR family transcriptional regulator, translating into MKTDPRTRYTREIITTAFWQLLQQKPMEKITVKEVCTLAQINRGTFYRHFRDCYDLMEQLEEQALEQLEAVLVSTRDRGVQAVLLSMLQKLQSDEDFLAVLARQSPDDAFLHRVVGCCFHYMDLRMDAGERTGADDGWRGMQNTFLFAGAFGVMSYWLHSDRKAPPEQVAAAIAALCAGAAGVEPPAYSL; encoded by the coding sequence ATGAAAACTGATCCGCGTACCCGTTATACACGGGAGATCATCACCACCGCCTTCTGGCAACTTCTGCAGCAAAAGCCGATGGAGAAGATCACCGTCAAAGAGGTCTGTACCCTGGCGCAGATCAACAGGGGAACCTTTTACCGGCATTTCCGGGATTGTTATGATCTGATGGAACAGTTGGAGGAACAGGCTCTGGAACAGCTGGAAGCAGTCTTGGTGAGTACCCGAGACCGGGGCGTGCAGGCGGTTTTGCTTTCCATGCTGCAAAAGCTGCAGAGCGACGAGGATTTTCTGGCGGTTCTGGCGCGGCAGAGCCCGGACGATGCCTTTCTGCACCGGGTGGTGGGGTGTTGTTTTCACTATATGGACCTGCGGATGGACGCTGGAGAGCGCACCGGGGCGGATGACGGCTGGAGGGGAATGCAGAATACCTTTTTGTTTGCGGGGGCTTTCGGGGTGATGTCATACTGGCTGCACAGTGACCGGAAAGCGCCGCCGGAACAGGTGGCGGCGGCCATTGCGGCGCTGTGTGCCGGAGCGGCCGGCGTGGAGCCGCCAGCATATTCTCTGTAA
- a CDS encoding glycoside hydrolase family 2 protein, which yields MSETIVLNTGWTFTKEEHSEPVTLPHTWNAVDGQDGGNDYYRGSCTYALQLPAIRLPEGGRAVLQFDGVAMTAVVNLNGQKVAEHKGGYSTFRVDITDVLQDTNNLTVEVDNSDNDTVYPQKADFTFYGGIYREVTLHILPAAHFAMEENGAVPVKVTPVVTDLATRRCEVTVEALVVDADRVRFALDGQEMSAPVENGTAKAIFTMENAHLWDGLEDPHLYTLTAALDNGESRSVRFGCRKFEIDPQKGFLLNGRSYPLRGVSRHQDRKGVGTAITKEMMEEDLALILEMGANTIRLAHYQHAQAFYDLCDEKGLVIWAEIPYITMHMHNGRANTLSQMEELIVQNYNHPCIAVWGLSNEITAASAVNEELLENHRALNDLAHKLDPTRPTTMANVFMLEITSPILEIPDVNSYNLYFGWYLGDLDQNDEFFDNYHAKYPDRCIGFSEYGADANPAYQTSHPEKGDYTETYQCVFHEHMAKLITDRPWLWATHVWNMFDFAADGRDEGGKNGENQKGLVTFDRKIKKDAFYLYKAYWSKEPFVHTCGSRYVDRAEDVTEVKVYSNLPEVSLYVDGHLQETKQGDKVFTFQVPITGKHSIEARAGGYSSVILVNKVDTPNPAYAMANRREVTNWFDGELDESCWSVKDNMAAAMADAKVGPILKQISDKAAASRGDVAAAVKDNPALVAMMQRAMKRMTIESMLRQAGASIEDIKQLNRVLQGIAKE from the coding sequence ATGAGTGAAACGATCGTATTGAATACAGGCTGGACCTTCACCAAGGAGGAACACAGCGAACCCGTGACCCTGCCCCACACCTGGAATGCGGTGGATGGGCAAGACGGCGGAAACGATTACTACCGTGGCAGCTGTACTTACGCCCTTCAGCTGCCGGCTATCCGGCTGCCGGAAGGCGGCCGGGCGGTGCTGCAGTTTGACGGCGTGGCTATGACAGCGGTGGTCAATCTGAACGGGCAGAAGGTGGCCGAGCACAAGGGCGGGTATTCCACCTTCCGGGTGGATATCACCGATGTGCTGCAGGACACAAACAACCTCACCGTCGAGGTGGACAACAGCGACAACGACACCGTCTACCCCCAGAAGGCGGACTTCACCTTCTACGGCGGCATCTACCGGGAGGTGACGCTGCACATTTTACCCGCCGCCCACTTTGCTATGGAGGAAAACGGCGCGGTGCCGGTGAAGGTGACCCCGGTGGTCACCGACCTGGCAACCCGCCGCTGCGAGGTGACGGTGGAGGCTCTTGTGGTGGACGCCGACAGGGTGCGCTTTGCCCTGGACGGCCAGGAAATGAGCGCTCCGGTGGAGAATGGCACCGCCAAGGCTATTTTCACGATGGAAAACGCCCATCTGTGGGACGGTCTGGAGGACCCTCACCTTTACACCCTCACCGCCGCCCTGGACAACGGCGAAAGCCGGTCTGTCCGGTTCGGCTGCCGCAAATTCGAGATCGACCCGCAGAAAGGCTTTCTCCTCAACGGGCGGTCCTATCCGCTGCGGGGTGTTTCCCGCCACCAGGACCGCAAGGGGGTGGGCACTGCCATCACCAAGGAGATGATGGAGGAGGACCTGGCCCTGATTCTCGAGATGGGGGCCAATACCATCCGGTTGGCCCACTACCAGCATGCTCAGGCCTTCTATGACCTCTGCGATGAGAAAGGCCTGGTGATCTGGGCCGAGATTCCCTACATCACCATGCACATGCACAACGGCCGGGCCAACACCCTGAGCCAGATGGAGGAACTCATCGTCCAGAACTACAACCATCCCTGCATTGCGGTGTGGGGCCTTTCCAACGAGATCACTGCTGCCAGCGCGGTGAACGAGGAGCTGCTGGAAAACCACCGCGCCCTCAACGATCTGGCCCACAAGCTGGACCCCACCCGGCCCACCACCATGGCCAACGTATTCATGCTGGAGATCACCAGCCCCATCCTGGAAATTCCCGACGTAAACAGCTACAACCTCTATTTCGGCTGGTATCTGGGGGATCTGGACCAGAATGACGAATTCTTTGACAACTACCATGCCAAGTATCCCGACCGCTGCATCGGCTTCAGCGAGTACGGTGCTGACGCCAACCCGGCCTACCAGACCTCTCACCCCGAAAAGGGAGACTACACCGAGACCTACCAGTGTGTCTTCCATGAGCACATGGCCAAGTTGATCACCGACCGCCCCTGGCTGTGGGCCACCCACGTCTGGAACATGTTCGACTTTGCCGCCGACGGCCGGGACGAGGGCGGCAAGAACGGCGAAAACCAGAAAGGGCTTGTCACCTTTGACCGCAAAATCAAGAAGGACGCCTTCTATCTTTATAAGGCCTACTGGAGCAAGGAGCCCTTCGTGCACACCTGCGGCAGCCGGTATGTGGACCGGGCCGAGGATGTCACCGAAGTCAAGGTCTACTCCAACCTGCCGGAAGTGTCCCTGTATGTGGATGGCCACCTGCAGGAGACCAAGCAGGGGGACAAGGTGTTCACCTTCCAGGTGCCCATCACCGGCAAGCACTCCATCGAGGCCCGGGCCGGCGGCTATTCCAGCGTGATTCTGGTGAACAAGGTGGACACCCCCAATCCCGCCTATGCCATGGCCAACCGGCGGGAAGTGACCAACTGGTTCGACGGGGAACTGGACGAAAGCTGCTGGAGCGTCAAGGACAACATGGCGGCCGCTATGGCCGATGCCAAGGTGGGGCCCATCCTCAAGCAGATCAGCGACAAGGCCGCCGCCTCCCGGGGCGATGTGGCCGCCGCCGTCAAGGACAACCCGGCCCTGGTGGCCATGATGCAGCGGGCCATGAAGCGTATGACCATCGAGAGCATGCTCAGGCAGGCGGGTGCCAGCATCGAGGATATCAAGCAGCTCAACCGGGTACTGCAGGGCATTGCCAAGGAGTGA
- a CDS encoding MFS transporter, which translates to MAKKHLSASEIDGVQYRRAKLWQIICYACNGLVGMSVYSLIGMASYSASIGYGITTAAVGIILTCSRILDAITDPLLAFVYDRVNTRFGKLRILLVVGYLIEAAALYGMFTGFSSKGLGLPVFVLLYVGYVIGYTVTNMTAQTIPAIMTNDPTQRPTIGVWTTAFNYLVPMAMSMVMNVVLLPKFGGQYNQAFLSAACAITLVVAAVGTLLVCLGVSSYDKPETFLGTKKSEPLKMGDIIEVLMHNKPLQCYIASNASDKLAQQVASQAVINTLFNGIIIGNMGLATILTVISMVPSIFFAAFGAKYVGKHGSKKGIVTWTYVSMAITVVLVVFFLSIDPTRIGVIGSSEMIINTVLNLLLNGSNMCITTSNTSYMADAIDFELDRSGRYIPAVVSGTYSLVDKLITSFAAVIATGAVALLGYTTTMPQPTDPCTTSIFWMAMFLKFGLPIIGWIITLVAMRDCPLTKEEMVHVQKRIAEKKAAARAELFAEQLK; encoded by the coding sequence ATGGCAAAAAAACATCTCAGCGCCAGCGAAATCGACGGCGTCCAGTACCGCCGCGCCAAGCTCTGGCAAATTATCTGCTACGCCTGCAATGGCCTTGTGGGTATGAGCGTTTACTCTCTGATTGGTATGGCCAGCTATTCGGCCAGTATCGGGTACGGCATCACAACCGCCGCAGTGGGCATTATCCTGACCTGCTCCCGTATTCTGGACGCGATCACCGACCCACTTCTGGCCTTTGTGTATGACCGGGTCAACACCCGATTCGGCAAGCTGCGTATTTTGCTGGTGGTTGGCTATCTCATTGAGGCGGCTGCCCTCTACGGTATGTTCACCGGCTTCTCTTCCAAAGGATTGGGTCTGCCGGTCTTTGTTTTGCTCTATGTGGGCTACGTCATTGGCTACACCGTCACCAACATGACAGCCCAGACCATCCCCGCCATCATGACCAACGACCCCACCCAGCGCCCCACCATCGGCGTCTGGACTACCGCTTTCAATTATCTGGTGCCCATGGCCATGTCCATGGTGATGAACGTAGTGCTGCTGCCCAAGTTCGGCGGCCAGTACAACCAGGCCTTCCTCTCTGCTGCCTGCGCCATCACGCTGGTCGTGGCCGCAGTGGGCACCCTGCTGGTCTGCCTGGGCGTATCCTCGTACGACAAGCCCGAAACTTTTCTGGGAACCAAGAAGTCTGAGCCACTGAAAATGGGGGATATTATCGAAGTGCTGATGCACAACAAACCTCTGCAATGCTACATTGCCTCCAACGCCTCGGACAAATTGGCCCAGCAAGTGGCCAGTCAGGCCGTCATCAACACCCTGTTCAACGGCATCATCATCGGCAACATGGGCCTGGCCACCATCCTGACGGTCATCAGCATGGTGCCCTCCATCTTCTTTGCAGCCTTTGGTGCCAAATATGTGGGCAAGCACGGCAGCAAGAAGGGAATTGTGACCTGGACATATGTCAGCATGGCCATCACGGTGGTATTGGTGGTCTTTTTCCTGTCCATCGACCCGACTCGAATTGGCGTCATAGGCAGTTCTGAAATGATCATCAATACAGTACTGAACCTGTTGCTCAACGGTTCCAACATGTGCATTACTACCTCCAATACCTCTTACATGGCCGATGCTATCGACTTTGAGCTGGATCGCTCCGGCCGGTACATCCCGGCGGTGGTTTCCGGCACTTACAGCCTGGTGGACAAGCTCATTACCTCCTTCGCGGCGGTCATTGCTACCGGTGCTGTGGCGCTGCTGGGTTACACCACCACCATGCCTCAGCCCACCGATCCCTGCACCACCTCCATCTTCTGGATGGCCATGTTCCTCAAGTTTGGCCTGCCCATCATCGGATGGATCATTACCTTGGTGGCTATGCGCGACTGCCCTCTGACCAAGGAAGAGATGGTCCATGTACAGAAGCGCATCGCTGAAAAGAAAGCCGCTGCCCGGGCCGAGCTTTTTGCCGAACAGTTGAAGTAA